A stretch of DNA from Misgurnus anguillicaudatus chromosome 15, ASM2758022v2, whole genome shotgun sequence:
ttttgtgtaaacaAACAGCCGAACCACATAAAAACTACAATTTACCGTTGAAAACCCTCAGCCTGTCATTTCTTCTAGTGTGAAATTGGATTAAAGGGACCAGCTTGGAAATAGTCTTGAAAAAATCTAAACCCAAGTATTTAAAATCAGCTTTTTCCTTCTTGCCTTGCACTTCTTGTGCCGAGGACAAGGAGCTTGCCATTTTATTAAACTGATTTTTGCCTGGCAGGTGATGGAATGGACAAAAGAATTATAGATGTAAAAACctctaaaaaaatgttttaacaatACACACAATGCCTTGGCAACCCTCACAATAgcacaaaaggaaaaaaacagaTTTCTTTTTAACAATCGCTTTAGCGACACTATTGGCTCAgcaatattaaaaacatttaaagaatgTTCACATGTGCACATGTGTAGTGTCAAACATTTAGTATAGACATTTCACAGCTCCATCCATAATAGCTacctcaaataaaaaaaatgatccaTTAAAAACACCATCTTTCCTCATAAAATGCAAGGTTGGTCTCTTTTAAGTGATGCGGTGAGGACACACATTGCACGTGGTCCTGACAGGACAAGTCTTTTGTTCCTAAAGTGtgcataaaatgaaaaatacacccAGACAAACTCGCATAAGAATGTGCATGAAGTCACAGCAACGGTTCTGGGCCAAACACGCACATCTGGAGGGTGTGTGAGGGGGTGGGTTGGGTTTTATTTCTCTCCTCTGTGTTTTGGGATGATAAACAGGGTGTTACTGAAACCATATGGTGACGTGTGGCCCAAGGGTGTGCTCATTTCAGAATCACAGACCCCCACATCATCACCCACATCCCCCCAATAAACGAATCAGGTTTTGCCATCCACACTGAATTACAATTCTGCTTTCTAGCAATTAGGGTCACACAGGCAAAACTGCTTACATCACACCCAGATGAAATTAGTATGGAGCACAGATACGCCATCTTATAGCTAAAAATAGCCAGCAAATGAGGATGATGATGAAAATTTGGGGAGTGTTTTGTTAAAAGCCATTTGTGTGCTGTTGGTCCACATTTTTGGAGAGATTTGAATATGTTGACCATGCCATGTATTATTGTTGGCTGCCTTTCTTCTCATGTTCTCAGTGTATGGATGAGATAAATTAGTTGTTTACCGTGGTGGTACACTGTCTAATGTGTTAGTGATACAACTGACCCAGTTCGGATTACAGTGAGCACTGCTATCTTATACACCTATTTTATAACCATCAATGTGCAAATTCACCAACTAAACTTAAAATGCATTAACAACCACAACAGTCTAGTAAAACGGCACACAAACTCACACACAAAATCTGTATCCCTTAAAGATTCAATAATGAAAATCATGTACACGTCATGTACAAAAACAATGCCAATATCACTCCATATCCCAGTACAGTACAGTTCAACCACATGATCCTTCAGTAAAAGCCAAAACATCCTGAATGGCAACTCGATTTCAACCATAACGCGAAAACAATTCAAGGGATCAAATATTTCTTccataataaataaaactactTCCAGTAGGATCTTGGATGAGCCTTTAATTCCCTTTTGGGCCTATTCCTAATAATGACAGAAAATCCATCATCAATCCTTCATTCTGCAGCCTGTACACAGTGATGGTCACACGCCCCGACACTCTTGAGCATTTTCAGATCAGGCCTTTATTTTTAACACGTAAATAGCTGGAAAGACACACTAACAATTGCAATTCCCTTAGATGAGaacaataacaacaataataaatagcgatgataataataataatacataaacTACACGgattattaatttaaatattcattATTTCGGTCAAAAAtagtatttttaataataaataaattcattCCATCACATGAAATGAATTGAAAtagaaataaaacacaaattagTACCAATTGATACACAATAACTATATTACATAAATATGCATTGCTATTAGCATATTCATCATTATTATTCAACATGCAAATTCACATTGTTTCATTGAATATAAAACGAGCAAACCTTCTGCTGAACGCGCAAACTCGAGCAAAATAATATCAACCCACCATTACGCGTTAAAAAAATAATCGCTGCTGCTGATAAAGCCACATCCCCGTCCGTGGGATCTCTTTCAGGAATAAGCACCGAGACGCTCAGAGACACGCGCCCCACGCCGGCGTCTCTCTGCGTCACGCAAGACCCCCGCGAGCGGAACTGCGGCATTACGACGCCCGTGACAGCGTTCAAGATCCGCACTCACCTTGGTCCAAAATACGCGTGTAATTTCCCAGATCAGACTCTCCCGTCGCGTATCCAGCCCGTGTCTCATTTGCTCCGGTCTTCTTCTGTTCTTCTGTCTCACCGCTATAGAGACGCACACAAACCTGCTGTGTGAAGCTCCGCCCACGCGCAATCCCAGTGGCCATGCGTGCACTCCCGCGTCGACGCGTCACCTGCGCCAGCGGAGGAAGAAGCATGCAATATTGGCAACACACATGACGttatgatagatagatagatagatagatagatagatagatagatagatagatagatagatagatagatagatagatagatagatagatagatagatagatagatagatagatagatagatagatagatagatagatagatagatagatagatgtaaAGTCACATacaggaaaaaaaacatatgccggttttgatagatagatagatagatagatagatagatagatagatagatagatagatagatagatagatagatagatagatagatagatagatagatagatagatagatgcactgtaaatgtcccatacaggaaaaaaacacatagatggatggatgaatggatggaatgttggatggatggatggatggatggatggatggatggatgagtgggtggatggatggatggatggaaggatggatggatagatagatagatagatagatagatagatagatagatagatagatagatagatagatagatagatagatagatagatagatagatagatgcacTGTAAATGTCCCATACAGGAAAAAAACAGATATGCCTGttataatagatagatagataaatagatagatggatagatagatagatagatagatagatagatagatagatagatagatagatagatagatagatagatagatagatagatagatagatagatagatagatagatagatagatagatagatagatagatagatagatagatgtaaAGTCACATacaggaaaaaaaaacatatgccggttttgatagatagatagatagatagatagatagatagatagatagatagatagatagatagatagatagatagatagatagatagatgcactgtaaatgtcccatacaggaaaaaacacatagatggatggatggatggatggatggatggatggatggatggatggatggatggatggaaagatagatagatagatagatagatagatagatagatagatagatagatagatagatagatagatagatagatagatgcacTGTAAATGTCCCATACAGGAAAAAAACAGATATGCCTGttataatagatagatagatagatagatagatagatagatagatagatagatagatagatagatagatagatagatagatagatagatagatagatagatagatagatagatttctACTTTGACAACCCatatgacaaaaatatatttttatggcCAAAACATAAGCGTTTCTAAAGTGTAtttttgcagtttaaaatatatttttaaacccgtaatgtttacaaacaaagttttattccaatgtgatgtgaatataaatatatatatattggttttttatattttgaaatatatttaattaacacattattatttattatgttttatttgttgTGGGCTATACGTTTAATATTTACAGACTTTTAAGCTCATGTGGTGTTTCAACCAAACCCCATTGCTACGTATCTAAGCGCCCTCTGTAGGAAATTAACAGAATTGTCTATTATTATCATGTACATGGTTAAACGTACTGTcttataaattaaaatttaagctCAGTTGCAAATTGGCTTGCCGTTCATAAATGCTCTGTATACCAAAACTAGGTGAGATAATGATTTTAGTACTTTCTTATTGATATTAACATAATGTCCTTGCCATTTGAGGTATCTCAGCAGCTTTGGCGCATGCGCTCTATCATTACGAATCGTCATTATTGTTACGCATTCTCATTGGTCTGTTGCCATGCGGACTTCCATACATTATTTGTGAAATTTCATTGGCCGTTTCTCCATCCGATTCCGAAGGCTGCGTCCTCCGGGGGACGCATaagcaggctgcatacgtcatcaagcctggtatATTTAAGTTacctgaacattacattcgcaagtcgtgaGCACATAACGAACattttacgattaactaagaacaATATTCAACTTGATAAtggttaatattctgaaattatACAATCTTAAAATCTACAAATGCGACCCTTTGGAAGCTGCAGCCTCTGGATTGAGAGACGGACAGTATCTTGcagattatttttattattattatgaattaCTTCATCTTTACAAACAATCCAGGCATATGAATACAACAATGAATATATAAGTATCGATCAGCCTTTGGTTGAGCATACCAACATTACAAAACTACAAAATAAGAGCACAAACTCAACAttgaataaattataataaaaataataaataataaacatcaccaaaaaaaaaaaaaacactataaaAGAGGCTTACTCTAATGACCTTGTAAACAGTAAAATCAATTTCAGGGCTTTCTTATATTAACCAATTTTAAGGGTTTGTATATAAGTTTAACTACATTTAACCACTGGTTAAAGTTGGGCTTGTGCCATGTAcatttatgaataaaaaacTTTGCAAGATAGATCAAGAAATTGATACCCAACTGTAAATCCttgttttccaaaaatatagCAAATTTGATTAGCTGTATTGTGAGGGGTGGGCGTATAATCTCATTAACCTGTTACCAACTCTGAACATCTCTCCAAAAGGGCTGTATcatttcacaaagaaaaaaacGTGATCTAAAGTTTCAATATATGTCTCACaaaaaacacagttattcacatCAAAATTAAATCTTAATCTTAGAAATTCGATTGTTGGAtcaatttcatttaaaatttaaagttgACGCCTTTAAAGGAAGAGGtagaaacaaataaatgtttctAATTTGTTTAATTTCTAATGTATCAAAATCTTTCAAAACATATTTGGGTAACATGCctgcataatgacatgtttacaactctatctgtacattttttatCACAAAAATTCATATTGCAGATAAATTGTCTTTCCTGGCAACAACACCGTTTTATTATGAATCATAATAAGGCGTGGTTTGactcataaatatataaatacaacgCAAAACGTTACATTATTTAAGCCTACCTGACAAAGGCATATTCATACATATTTATGAGACGTACATCAACACTCGAATCAACGTCATCAAcgtaattaatattcataaacTAAGTCTCCGACGATTTGTACGTTCTAAAGTAAAGAAGGCGGGCTCCGAAGTGTTGAGGCGGGTCTGGTCGAAAGTTGTCTGACTGGATCGGAGAGTTTAGGACGATTATTAGAGGAGAAAGGGCCGAGCAAAGGAGGCGCGATGTCCGATCTCAGCGTCTCTCTGTCCCTACTGGTGGGGATTGTAGTTTTTAGCGAGGTGGCGAGGAGAACGGCCTTATATCTATTTCCGAACCGAAACGGCAGCATCTACGCGCTGGAGTTAATTTCTACGTTTCAGTTGTGCGCGTGCACGCACGAATTAAAGCTCCTCTCGGAGGTTGGCGGACTGGAGCCGAGCGTCGGGTTGACGTGCACGTATTTGATATCGGTGGTCCACGGACTTTCATTCCACGGCGCGATGTGCAACCCCGTGGGGGTCGTGGAGCAGCTCTGGCGCGGGACTCTCACCGGCCGGCGCGCGCTGGCGCGGATCTCGTGCCAGCTGATAGCAGCTGTGCTGGCGCGCGGCGCGATGCCCCACGCGTGGGCGCTTTCTCTTTCTGACCTGCACGCGCAGCACAAACTGACGAGCTTTAAATGCACGAACAACCCCATCAATGCCCCTCTGGCCCAGGCCGCTGCGGTGGAGCTGGCCTGCGCGCTCGTGATGCACACCTCTGTCTCTAACGTGGATAAAATCCAGGAGATTTATCGAGTTCCTGCCATAGCAGCAGTCATCACAACTTTAGTCTATGCAGGTGTGTGTGCACCAGCCAAAAgtaccatggttttattattttGGAAGTAAACATATTGATTTATATGCACTTACTTATTGCCATCTGATattttgtactttttaaaagggtggCAATGACCTGTGTGCACTGTTTTGTACAATGACAGATCAATGTCAAATATTGCAAAATCAATCAGTTAGTTTGTTGCAGTTAATTCATATAAGAATCTAGGCTTCATATATCTAGTAATAACGTTATAATAACATCAGAAGCAGAGAAAAGCCTCTACTGTTAATGAAGTGTTTGTTTTGGTAAAGGTGGACACCTCACTGGGGCCGTGTTCAATCCGGCACTTGCCTTCTCAATCCAGTTTCCCTGTCCTGGGAATACATTCACAGAATACAGCTTTGTGTACTGGCTGGGACCAATACTAGGTGAGTATTACTACAAAAATAATACACATTCAAGGCATTTTGCAACGTTTTGGAGAAGAGTGCTTTTTGAGATTGTAACAGCACTATGTATTTCCAAAGTGCAAAGACTCCCAAATATAGGTGCCGTTTGTGGATGAAGAGATCCAAGTTACATtgattttcttttgttttgtcatgggtttgatttccaggaatcacaaatactgataaaatgtatattttaaaggtgcagtgtgtaatttttagaacgatctcttgaaagaaatgcaaaataatatacaaaactatattatcagtggtgtgtaaagacctgttaaaatgaaccgttatgtttttataacgtttttgtctacatacaccgagggtccccttacatggaagtgaCCATTTTGTGcctccatgtttctacagaagcccttaacggacaaacctttttactaagttgtctccgacgatgaaatgtttgtctggtggtggctatCATAGCatctttatgcatttcaaaagcaagggttAGGCaatggactgagccgttggttgcaattagcaacctcaccactaaagGCCgctaaatttacacactgcacctttaaatgcactacaagtcattttaatgGAAAGGTAGtgtattactgtaaatgttgtgTGAGTAATTTTCACACTGTTTTCTACTATGGCCATCTCGTTCAGGTATGATCGTCTCTCTGCTGCTTTGTGAGAAAGTGATGCCGGTCTTTTCCGGAAAAAGCACAATTCCAAACTCCGATGGACTCAAGAAAAAGATTAAGTAAATGAATGTGATATTTTAAAAGGTTACTTTTACTTATGTTAAGTACTGTGAATGCACAAAGTATTATGACACTAtcccctggtttcacagaccaggcttaaggctagtccttAAATCAATCTTAACTGAAACTGACTTGatagatcttaaaatatgccattATCATTGATTTTattaaagatgcttaaacatcttcaTTTAACTTAGGCCTAGTGCTGGCTTTAGcaaagccttgtctgtgaatcCATGCCTATTAGTCTCATTTCTCAAGACCATCTCAATTATTCTTAGGAGCAGTtttcccgaacagggattagactGGTCCTGGACTAAactaaatgtaagagctgtccaaactgaaaacaacttgcactgacatatcttaaaatacatcagtgccctttgtttagcctcaaaatgcacacaagtaatgtttttactgaggcatatttgttaaaactagttatatttcctaattaaactaagtcCTGGCTTtagataatccctgtctgggaaaccaccccataatgttgATAGTTTTAAGGGACTAACTGGTTGATTAATACTTTCAGGTTTGTTAATGTCTTAAAAGTTAaacttttaaatgaaataaaaatgcatatgcACAATGACTTCATAAAAAGCACATGCTGTCTAAACTGAGATAAAATAATGACTGTTTGACATTTTACCTTTTATGGTTTTTAAATCAATTTCTCACTGTAATATTTACCTCGctacacatttaatttgttACGTTGATTTTTAGTCATACATTCCTGGAGTAAGACACTTTAAAGCATTCTTACAGCACTGttgggatgtcatttttaattcTGTTTATCTAGCGATGATTTGTACCTACACTGTAGAAatgctttgctgccttaacatttttttgttgaatcagctcggatttacaagtcatttcaacttactattatttatcttgactagagatcaGTTGTTAtattataactacaggtgagttgttataacttattaaattaagttgacttttctcaactatattttttaagttgtgacaactcatctctgttgacatgacttgtgaatctgagttgatttagcaaaaaaatttaaggcggcaaagtattttttacagtgtatcagtAGGTATGATATGGACCTTTTATAGTGCCTTTGAActgttttgtatttaataaCTGGCTGTACTTGGAGATCTGTGAAATGCAGAATGGCATAAAACACTATCCTGTGTCTGGAGATGAAAATGAAGCTGTATTAAAGATCTATTTATTAGTCTGTTTTTAATTAAACGTATAAACCAGAAATCCAGTGTTTGCTTTTTTTAACCTGAGAGATCA
This window harbors:
- the aqp11 gene encoding aquaporin-11, translated to MSDLSVSLSLLVGIVVFSEVARRTALYLFPNRNGSIYALELISTFQLCACTHELKLLSEVGGLEPSVGLTCTYLISVVHGLSFHGAMCNPVGVVEQLWRGTLTGRRALARISCQLIAAVLARGAMPHAWALSLSDLHAQHKLTSFKCTNNPINAPLAQAAAVELACALVMHTSVSNVDKIQEIYRVPAIAAVITTLVYAGGHLTGAVFNPALAFSIQFPCPGNTFTEYSFVYWLGPILGMIVSLLLCEKVMPVFSGKSTIPNSDGLKKKIK